GATTTGAGTCAAGAGTTTATGgaagaatacaatttttaaatatccgctatcatttttcaaaaataaaatttggacTTCTCgttaaaatgctcaaaaaataaaaatttgatttcgcggcaacatttaaaaaatcgaatttaaaatttgaacaaaacgACAAAGCAGCTGACACCTCGCGGGTATAGTTTCTTGTTTTGAACCCACGAAGTGTTGGCCGGCCTATAGCAGCAGACATGTCACGGGCCACACCCTATATTTAACAAGTTTCCAGCCATATACAGTTCCTGTTATGGAATGATGATTGTCCTGCTCACCATTAACTTCTACTACCGATACCTTTCCGTCACATGTCCTGCTAAACTCACTAGATTCTCGGCTAAAAACTCTCCGATTTGGGTGTTCCTTATACTCTTCAACTCATCCACGTGGTTTGTACTGAGCTATTTTGTCAATGGCCCAACTTCGATGAAAGATGAAATCTTACAACCTGAGCTGTTACAAGCTTATTGTATGCAGCCTGAGGATTACGCGTATGTGGGTCCTCAATACTTTTATAAAGACGAAGGAGAAATGAAATTCCATCTCCCATCCTGGATTGCTTCCGGCGGCATGGCATTCACTATGTTCATCACAAATACTTTGCTGACATACTTTGGCATTGAAACCTACAGACATCTTAACAAAATTGGCAGCATTGCCGGTATTGAGTACCGAGAGCTTCAGCGGCAACTTTTCCGAACTTTGGTTATTCAAACAGCTATCCCAATGGTCTTTATGTACTTCCCAATTTCCTGTATGTTCCTGTTCCCGATATTCGGGATAAAAGCTGAATCGCTGGCCAATGTTGTTCCAATTGCGGTTGCAATCTACCCCTGCTTCGAGCCACTTGCTGCAATGTATTGCATTAAGAGCTTTCAAAAGCGGATTTTCAGTAAGTTTTCTGTAGGTGGCAGCTGTTTTTTCAAGTGAAGTTTTCAGGTATTTTAACTTGTAACAAGTTCAATAAATCAATGCATAGTACTGTTGTTCCGgtgatttgaaattaatttttaatatgaaataAAGTATTTCCCGAGgacttttttgcagaaattgcagtttccacttttcagaaaaagtgtaatttttaattagttaTGAAAGTTCatcacaaaacaaaataacaatctaaaaacaaaacatcgaagaaaaaactatGTTGTTTGTGAGCGTGGTCACAataactttgaattttgaagtatAATATGtcaaaactaacaaaaaaaaacgaaaacgataCAAAAGCATCGTAAACATTAATAATTAAGAGTTAGTAGTTTGTACTgcaataaaacatttccaaagtTGCCTTCCGATAAGGAGAGTGCACAATGAGCATTGTAAATGTTGTTAAAACTCCATGTGTTACAATTGCAGCCATTGCAAGATTGTTTCCAGCTGAAAACTCATAgttcaacatttaaaaaaccagCTGAAAAGCCTACCCTGGCTgtaataatcgaaaaaattcgcgCAGATTATATAAACGACAGGTATGATGACAACGACGACTGGAATGAAAACTTGAATGCACATTGCGATCACGAATTTCCGTTGTTGACGAGCCGTTGCTCGAGATTTTGCGACAGTGTGAGAGAAATGGTTGAAGATGGAAAAGacgaaataaaaaagttggGTTGCAAAGATTGAAAGCATGAAAAGGAGGCATAGGCAGAACGTGGTGTTTGTGGTGGAGATGATGAAGTAGCCAGGGCGTTGGAGCACGTCGTCGGTGATACATGGGATCTTCTGGAATATAATTATTCATATTGCTATATACTTCCTTTACGATTTCAAAGGAGGACGCATTTATGTGAAATGGTCTCACAACGCGATTAGAAAAGGATTTCAAAATCGGTGGGCGCGTGGAAAGACCATTTCTCATTAATCAGGGTTGTGCGGCTCTTGAACAAAGGCTCTCGGCGCGTCCgtttgtttcaaattcaataataCTGCAGTAGCAAATTAACAATAATTACAAATTTCGAACAATCTCGGCGtttggctctagcttcttgtccaagtttggcccaaaaGATATTAAATTGGATCAGAAGTTgtctaaacttgggcaaaagttgggcaagactttggcaaaacttggattcaggCTGCACCCAAGTTTTACCAAACtcttgccaaaattttgcacaAGTTTAGCCAACTTCTGATCAAAGCTAatatttttgggccaaacttgggcaagaagcaaGAAGCAGATCTGTGATCGCCCGTTATTTTGACTATAATATGAACctaattttcacagaaaatgccggtattttttttgcatttttttttttcattttgcatgTCAGATCTCAACGTCGGCCGATGCTTCTTTCTCTAGTCAATCCAAAGTCCAAAGGTTTCTTTTCTATTGTCGTTCCCCTTTGGAACAGTATAGTTCACAATGTATCAACATTCCTTTCCCCCTCCCAGTTTATGAACCTCATAAACCAACAAATCtcattcttttaaatttctcgtTGATTTATCCTCTTCTGTCAAATagtatttactttttttcatacTTAAGATGGACTCTGGCGGGTCTTTCTTATTTTATGTGTTATTCGATTTTCCCCGCTGATCTTCTATGTACTACATTTTGTTACTATTTATCTAATTTCgaataaacaaacaaacaatttcTTTCTACTGTCGTGAATCAGTTTTATTGGcagatttaaaataaattcactCACATTCTTAATAACTAATTTCGCCAAGTTTTCgttcggaattttcaaataagctGGCGCCAAAAAAGTGGccgaaataaaataa
This is a stretch of genomic DNA from Caenorhabditis elegans chromosome V. It encodes these proteins:
- the str-102 gene encoding Serpentine receptor class r-10 (Predicted); amino-acid sequence: MCSTRWLELTYYAETIGFCLSISFNFILLLLISEMPKKIFGSYKYLMLSFSVLGMFYSCCNVLAKPNLYITDVSFAAFNILKNTGFSKSFGSIAIAIYSSCYGMMIVLLTINFYYRYLSVTCPAKLTRFSAKNSPIWVFLILFNSSTWFVLSYFVNGPTSMKDEILQPELLQAYCMQPEDYAYVGPQYFYKDEGEMKFHLPSWIASGGMAFTMFITNTLLTYFGIETYRHLNKIGSIAGIEYRELQRQLFRTLVIQTAIPMVFMYFPISCMFLFPIFGIKAESLANVVPIAVAIYPCFEPLAAMYCIKSFQKRIFSILTCNKFNKSMHSTVVPVI
- the srh-170 gene encoding Serpentine Receptor, class H (Partially confirmed by transcript evidence), translated to MCSDITNFFATDGFYAGTLHFLTAIEIPLHTFGAFMIICKTPEKMRHVKWILLLLHFVGALLDIFLSCLTTPVVNFPMISGYPLGLAVPLGLPINVLAYIGISMVGTLAVTILVVFEDRHYQIINALFGRKRSWYRLLYIIVLYFISATFLAPAYLKIPNENLAKLVIKNKIPCITDDVLQRPGYFIISTTNTTFCLCLLFMLSIFATQLFYFVFSIFNHFSHTVAKSRATARQQRKFVIAMCIQVFIPVVVVIIPVVYIICANFFDYYSQAGNNLAMAAIVTHGVLTTFTMLIVHSPYRKATLEMFYCSTNY